A region from the Patescibacteria group bacterium genome encodes:
- a CDS encoding acyl carrier protein: MSRDKVISIIHDAIIEANVSLVNKIDLSEGESIILYAQESLLDSISLVNLIMHVERGIEEEFNRNLTLASEKAFSAKHSPFSTVGTLADYVMSEMELLHE, translated from the coding sequence ATGTCTAGAGATAAAGTTATTAGTATAATTCATGACGCTATAATAGAAGCTAATGTTTCATTAGTTAACAAAATTGATTTATCCGAAGGCGAAAGCATTATTTTGTATGCCCAAGAAAGTTTATTAGACTCGATATCATTAGTAAATCTAATAATGCATGTTGAACGAGGTATCGAGGAAGAGTTTAATCGAAATTTAACTCTTGCAAGTGAAAAAGCTTTTTCCGCTAAACACAGCCCTTTTTCAACTGTCGGAACTTTAGCAGATTATGTCATGAGTGAAATGGAGTTACTCCATGAGTAA
- a CDS encoding polysaccharide deacetylase family protein: MNIELALTIDDIPRNGHTIIPNSNLNVVQGLTNIFKLYKLPPVYGFANCSLAESSSGYELLQHWLETGNKLGNHTYSHLDLRNVSLEEYLNDIEKNDIFLSKISGNKDYNYCKYFRYPYLLEGETKEKYRGIKKYLNDNNYKITQVTIDFLDFAWEQPLLNCLRANNAELLDELKKLYVDTAISKLLTAHKAANEIFQRNIKHVLVVHSCLATAMFLEKVIQEYKENGVKFISLSEAIMDPVYETEINVISDIGPNFLRKIVIERKLDLLNKPTVPTKRLKEIEQYSSV, encoded by the coding sequence ATGAACATAGAATTGGCATTGACGATAGATGATATTCCAAGAAATGGCCACACTATAATCCCAAATAGTAATTTGAATGTTGTTCAAGGCTTAACGAATATTTTTAAACTATACAAACTACCTCCAGTTTATGGCTTTGCGAATTGTAGTTTAGCTGAGAGTAGTTCAGGCTATGAATTATTACAGCATTGGTTAGAAACAGGTAATAAGCTAGGTAATCATACCTATAGTCATCTTGATTTAAGAAATGTGAGCTTAGAAGAGTATTTAAATGATATTGAAAAAAATGATATTTTTCTGTCTAAGATTTCAGGTAATAAAGATTATAACTACTGTAAATATTTCCGTTACCCCTATCTACTCGAAGGTGAAACTAAAGAAAAGTATCGCGGGATAAAAAAGTATTTAAATGATAATAATTATAAAATCACCCAGGTTACGATTGATTTTCTTGACTTTGCATGGGAGCAACCACTATTAAACTGTCTTAGAGCAAATAATGCCGAACTGCTTGATGAGTTAAAAAAACTCTATGTTGATACAGCAATTAGTAAACTTCTAACAGCACACAAAGCCGCGAATGAAATATTTCAAAGAAATATTAAACATGTTTTAGTGGTTCATTCCTGCTTAGCAACAGCCATGTTTTTAGAAAAAGTTATTCAGGAATATAAAGAGAATGGCGTTAAATTTATATCATTATCTGAAGCGATAATGGATCCTGTGTATGAAACAGAGATAAATGTTATTAGCGATATTGGGCCAAATTTTTTAAGAAAAATTGTGATAGAAAGAAAGCTTGACCTGCTCAATAAGCCAACAGTGCCCACAAAACGACTAAAAGAGATAGAACAATACTCTTCTGTTTAG
- a CDS encoding 2-isopropylmalate synthase (catalyzes condensation of pyruvate and acetyl-CoA to form (R)-citramalate; functions in isoleucine synthesis; belongs to the alpha-IPM synthetase/homocitrate synthase family; it is difficult distinguishing these proteins from enzymes in that family), translated as MKILPVKHVEEICLIAKASRGFKMFEQNLIKRQNPLKLLPGIKILDNTLRDGEQTPGISFSYQDKLDILKALCECGVKEVEVGFPASAESERTAIKNLVSHDLPANLHGLCRLSKEDIDYASQCGLKNITLFLPGSKRYIEQNLKLNLNQLTETIKSMVSYATEKNISVKFSCENASRMDLETLINYYQAAISAGASTISFPDTSGVMTPFDTYRCVKILKQELQANISIHCHNDLGLATANTLAAAEAGAIELQVCVNGLGERAGNAALEEVVLALVSQYNYNLGIDLTKLHLLSELVYERSGLCASFNKPIFGQNVFRHESAIHATSILRGENLYEPFSPSLVGRSHEIILGKHCGLPSLEYYLTQVMNIKLSYDDTKKLLSYIKEHSEQKELIDLNKFIKKLGLSVLNAEAVC; from the coding sequence TTGAAGATATTACCTGTTAAACATGTAGAAGAAATTTGTTTAATTGCAAAAGCAAGCCGAGGATTCAAAATGTTTGAACAAAATCTCATTAAACGGCAAAACCCTTTAAAACTTTTACCAGGCATCAAAATTTTAGATAATACTTTAAGAGACGGCGAGCAAACTCCCGGTATTAGCTTTTCATATCAGGATAAATTAGATATTCTAAAAGCTTTATGTGAGTGTGGTGTTAAGGAGGTTGAAGTTGGGTTTCCCGCTAGTGCTGAATCGGAAAGGACAGCCATAAAAAATCTAGTTTCCCATGATTTACCCGCCAATCTACATGGCTTATGCAGATTATCGAAAGAAGATATTGATTACGCCAGCCAATGTGGATTGAAAAATATTACTCTTTTTCTTCCAGGTTCAAAAAGATACATAGAACAAAACCTTAAGTTAAATCTCAACCAACTGACTGAAACTATTAAATCAATGGTTTCCTACGCAACTGAGAAAAATATTTCTGTTAAGTTTAGTTGTGAAAATGCTTCTCGTATGGATTTAGAAACTTTAATTAATTATTACCAAGCTGCCATCAGTGCAGGGGCTTCAACTATTTCATTTCCTGACACATCAGGTGTAATGACTCCATTTGATACTTATCGATGTGTAAAAATCTTGAAACAAGAATTACAGGCCAATATTTCTATACATTGTCACAATGATTTAGGCTTAGCAACAGCAAATACCCTTGCAGCAGCTGAAGCAGGAGCTATTGAACTTCAAGTGTGTGTTAATGGTCTTGGTGAAAGAGCTGGTAATGCTGCTCTTGAGGAAGTTGTTTTAGCTCTTGTCAGCCAATATAACTACAATCTCGGTATAGATCTTACAAAATTACACCTACTGTCTGAATTGGTTTATGAAAGATCTGGTCTTTGTGCGTCTTTTAATAAGCCAATTTTTGGCCAAAATGTTTTCAGACATGAATCTGCCATACATGCTACCAGTATCTTAAGAGGAGAAAATCTCTATGAACCTTTTTCTCCATCATTGGTAGGCAGATCTCATGAAATTATACTTGGAAAACACTGCGGATTGCCAAGTTTGGAGTATTATTTAACCCAGGTAATGAACATAAAGCTGTCATATGATGATACCAAAAAATTATTGTCTTATATTAAAGAGCATAGTGAACAAAAAGAATTGATAGATTTAAATAAATTTATAAAAAAACTAGGCTTATCTGTTCTCAATGCAGAAGCGGTATGTTAA
- a CDS encoding radical SAM protein yields the protein MNKVNISRLFFNNRHAALFEIEQQKPVLFDVVTSSTYELTLDEAEKIKQMNNLEETLKQSFVEKHLSRLNGFISQGLLFGPDYRRQRPKYEKRLMLQDVVVQIAYTCNFACTYCYADEGEYGGGKAYTMTEQVARDLVDFSFKNRATNSLGFCLLGGEPLLNMKAVKALVSYAREKGQQEGVIVEFLLTTNGTPVSPNTMQYFKDNDVAIRLSVDGTREIHDHYRPTKKGKPTFDMVNNTFGKSMKDSGVDYSVRATLFGPYGESIQEQVRTLFEDYNYENVKVDFIWGVEGTPGLITEQNIDSVYKGIDTLGSWFKDKVMNKELNWYDLEPFSKYIGRIRKVPKVSPLFNTDDIKSNYVGGSILENNGVECGAGINVISISANGDIYSCHRTEGKKEFKMGSIYEGVSMQHLDYWGTHWRLEDENADCSKCWARYICIGGCPAFGFDKHKDPMKCDRVKCNVRRQFIANSVILNHEMKKIEKEQGISLDPPAKSCNVNKNCKNCTE from the coding sequence ATGAATAAAGTAAATATTTCTAGATTATTTTTTAATAATCGGCATGCTGCTTTATTTGAGATTGAGCAGCAGAAGCCAGTTTTATTCGATGTTGTAACCTCATCCACTTATGAACTAACTCTAGATGAAGCAGAAAAAATCAAGCAAATGAATAATCTTGAGGAAACTCTGAAACAATCTTTTGTGGAAAAACACTTATCTCGCTTAAATGGTTTTATTTCACAAGGGTTGCTTTTTGGGCCAGATTATCGCAGGCAAAGACCCAAATATGAAAAACGATTAATGTTGCAGGATGTTGTTGTGCAAATAGCATACACTTGTAATTTTGCTTGTACATACTGTTATGCTGATGAAGGTGAATATGGAGGCGGGAAAGCCTATACCATGACAGAACAGGTTGCTCGAGATCTGGTGGATTTTTCGTTTAAAAATAGAGCTACCAATTCGCTGGGTTTTTGCTTACTAGGTGGTGAACCTTTATTAAATATGAAGGCAGTTAAAGCCTTGGTTTCCTATGCTCGCGAAAAAGGGCAACAAGAAGGAGTTATTGTTGAATTTCTTTTAACTACAAATGGCACTCCTGTATCCCCCAATACTATGCAGTATTTTAAAGATAATGATGTTGCAATTAGATTAAGTGTTGATGGAACAAGAGAAATTCATGATCATTATAGACCTACCAAAAAAGGAAAACCCACATTTGACATGGTTAATAATACCTTTGGTAAGAGTATGAAAGATAGTGGTGTTGATTACTCGGTACGTGCGACTCTTTTTGGTCCATATGGCGAGTCCATTCAAGAACAAGTAAGAACATTATTTGAAGATTATAACTATGAAAATGTAAAGGTTGACTTTATTTGGGGAGTTGAGGGTACCCCTGGATTAATTACAGAGCAGAATATTGATTCAGTGTATAAAGGTATTGATACCCTTGGGAGTTGGTTTAAAGATAAGGTGATGAATAAGGAATTAAATTGGTATGATTTAGAACCTTTTTCAAAGTATATTGGTCGCATCAGAAAAGTACCTAAAGTATCTCCTCTATTTAACACTGATGACATTAAAAGCAACTATGTGGGTGGCTCAATACTAGAAAATAATGGAGTTGAATGTGGTGCAGGTATTAATGTTATCTCCATCTCGGCAAATGGCGATATTTATTCCTGCCATCGTACTGAGGGCAAAAAAGAATTTAAAATGGGCTCTATTTATGAAGGCGTATCTATGCAACACTTAGATTATTGGGGTACGCATTGGCGCCTTGAAGATGAAAATGCAGATTGTAGTAAATGTTGGGCGCGTTATATCTGCATTGGTGGCTGCCCAGCATTTGGATTTGATAAACACAAGGATCCTATGAAGTGTGATAGAGTCAAGTGTAATGTACGACGTCAATTTATTGCAAACTCCGTGATTTTAAATCATGAGATGAAAAAGATCGAGAAAGAGCAAGGCATATCACTAGACCCACCCGCAAAAAGTTGTAATGTTAACAAGAACTGTAAAAATTGCACGGAATGA
- a CDS encoding MFS transporter, translating into MFTGEFLLRFAFWTIQSTIILYFSRISGINLNSAYAIFGSFTALSFIMPILGGLFRNITGIGFRILVISGLWVVLLGAILLVLQLNMGLTYLGLTAIAVGAGLYLPNATLYLGELFTDQDKKKIRGFAFIYLSSNIAGVTAPIISGIIIQHYNWAFIFIPTVLGILVWLGLVSFTNFFPKKDDTLKINLRSKILFLGLLLSMFVFCYCDLVFAKLMSSSIPFIVIFFIILLIYIISKSQTKHKINLIRLLLLSLLVIVYYAFLYQLQSSLLVFIKNYVNLDFYSYSLPANVFVSFEPAIIILIFPIVMRFLNKIVRQDHYLSNPTGIIVVGGMTGAISFLVFYLIITFNIYTLHSALGILFVGTIGLAIGDLMILPAFNVAIVTYSPLELKGLIVGLSSLPFAFSGYLSSQIARIIQLEPHSTVSNLSKFSVAYLYMFLFLIVFSSMIGFIVFSIKQKFNRIEQVLI; encoded by the coding sequence TTGTTTACAGGTGAGTTTTTATTAAGGTTTGCATTTTGGACTATACAATCCACAATAATACTTTATTTCTCACGGATTAGTGGCATTAATTTGAATTCAGCTTATGCAATATTTGGCTCGTTTACAGCGTTATCATTCATAATGCCTATATTAGGGGGATTGTTTAGGAATATCACCGGGATTGGTTTTAGAATATTGGTTATATCAGGGCTATGGGTTGTCTTGCTGGGTGCAATTCTTTTAGTCCTACAACTGAATATGGGTTTAACCTATTTAGGTTTAACAGCAATAGCGGTAGGTGCTGGTTTATACCTGCCCAATGCGACTTTATATTTAGGGGAATTATTTACTGATCAAGATAAGAAAAAAATTCGTGGCTTTGCCTTCATTTATTTAAGCAGCAATATCGCAGGCGTTACTGCTCCAATTATAAGCGGAATTATCATCCAGCATTATAATTGGGCTTTTATTTTTATTCCTACTGTTCTTGGAATTTTGGTGTGGTTAGGGCTAGTATCTTTTACAAATTTTTTTCCTAAAAAAGATGATACATTGAAAATTAATTTGAGAAGCAAGATTTTGTTTTTAGGTCTTTTATTGTCCATGTTTGTATTTTGCTATTGTGATCTTGTATTCGCTAAATTAATGTCTTCATCAATACCCTTCATAGTTATTTTTTTTATCATATTACTCATATATATCATCTCAAAATCTCAAACTAAGCATAAAATTAACCTTATTAGGTTATTATTATTGAGTCTGTTAGTGATCGTCTATTATGCATTTCTTTATCAATTACAGAGCTCGTTGTTAGTTTTTATCAAAAACTATGTTAATTTGGATTTTTATTCTTATTCCTTACCGGCTAATGTATTTGTTTCGTTTGAGCCAGCTATTATTATTTTAATATTCCCTATTGTGATGAGATTTCTTAACAAAATAGTAAGGCAAGATCATTACCTTAGTAATCCAACTGGAATTATAGTTGTGGGTGGAATGACAGGGGCAATCAGTTTTCTTGTTTTTTACTTAATCATTACTTTTAATATTTACACCTTACATTCTGCTCTTGGGATTTTATTTGTCGGGACCATAGGTTTAGCGATAGGAGATTTAATGATCCTACCCGCTTTTAATGTTGCTATTGTTACTTATTCGCCACTAGAATTAAAAGGTCTCATTGTTGGCTTGTCTTCACTTCCTTTTGCCTTCTCTGGTTATCTATCTTCACAAATAGCCAGGATAATCCAACTAGAACCGCACAGCACTGTTTCTAATCTTAGCAAATTTTCTGTAGCCTATTTGTATATGTTTTTATTTTTAATAGTATTTTCGTCCATGATAGGATTTATAGTTTTTTCAATAAAGCAAAAGTTTAACAGAATAGAACAGGTGTTAATATGA
- a CDS encoding DUF1611 domain-containing protein, which produces MKIIAYFEGEYNPYRGKFLNAIRRYKKDCLIGVVSYMPSNTLQNYLHEHNINLFTSLEQIKDSFTHFVITLLDFNHLTEMYNICNGIENLLAFSRNKHIRIVNGTFRYLGDYFPGYADLIWDIRKIDPEYQPEYFKDELRHKNAQLRILTVGTDSNIGKMTVGLELERVLCKKNYDVKFIATGQIGIFLKGEGISLDSTIIDFSRGMLEEHILNYDNEILIIEGQGSIFHPVFFGTATTLLNGAAPHLMIMCSRMGQKYNRTVPDWPIPVYPEAIKKTEEVARKVIPDSKIIAMTVNTSEINHDEAALFELQQLEYQLELPVSDAVRFGVDKLTLAIEKVFENKIRSVYNSTLPT; this is translated from the coding sequence ATGAAAATTATCGCTTACTTTGAGGGGGAATATAATCCATATAGAGGTAAATTCCTAAATGCGATCAGGCGCTATAAAAAAGACTGCTTGATAGGAGTTGTATCCTATATGCCCTCTAACACATTACAAAATTACCTTCATGAACATAACATTAATTTATTTACATCGTTAGAACAAATTAAGGATAGTTTTACACATTTTGTGATCACCTTATTAGATTTTAATCATCTAACTGAAATGTATAACATATGTAACGGGATAGAGAATTTACTGGCCTTTAGTAGAAATAAACATATCAGAATTGTAAACGGCACTTTTAGATATTTAGGAGATTATTTTCCTGGCTATGCTGATCTTATATGGGATATTAGAAAAATTGATCCAGAATACCAACCAGAATATTTTAAAGATGAATTAAGGCATAAAAACGCTCAATTAAGAATTTTGACGGTTGGTACTGACAGTAATATAGGGAAAATGACAGTTGGCTTAGAGTTAGAAAGAGTGCTTTGTAAGAAAAATTATGATGTGAAATTCATTGCAACCGGACAAATAGGTATTTTTCTTAAAGGAGAAGGCATTTCCTTAGATTCAACTATCATTGATTTCTCAAGAGGTATGTTAGAGGAGCATATTCTTAATTACGATAACGAAATTTTGATTATTGAAGGTCAGGGAAGTATTTTTCATCCCGTTTTTTTTGGTACTGCAACGACCTTATTAAATGGGGCAGCTCCTCATTTAATGATCATGTGCTCGCGAATGGGCCAAAAATATAATAGGACGGTTCCAGATTGGCCTATCCCAGTCTATCCGGAAGCCATTAAAAAAACCGAAGAGGTTGCAAGAAAGGTAATTCCCGATTCAAAAATTATCGCAATGACAGTGAATACATCGGAAATCAACCACGACGAGGCCGCTTTATTTGAATTACAACAGCTGGAATATCAATTAGAACTACCTGTGTCAGATGCGGTTAGATTCGGTGTAGATAAGCTAACCTTAGCAATAGAAAAAGTTTTTGAAAACAAAATAAGGTCTGTTTACAATTCTACTTTGCCTACATAG
- a CDS encoding isoprenylcysteine carboxylmethyltransferase family protein, whose translation MIQTTSEKILMRNRTLSVMISILPAIIVLFFKPDIKLLFLTSLYLFWSCLELIIENTESNLVAAQKPFDKHSRAYIILCRHFCLWSSTAYILFHTKNNENLLLLLVGFLLILCGSMLRFSAIVKLKKFFTMTLNIDDKQYLIQDGLYHYIRHPSYTGVILLFTGFPLVAGSWWLAIIILFLTSAAVFYRVKLEESLLKNLKNDDYEAYMKKTYKLIPFIY comes from the coding sequence ATGATTCAAACTACCTCAGAAAAAATATTAATGAGAAATAGAACATTGTCTGTTATGATAAGCATCCTGCCCGCAATAATAGTTCTGTTTTTTAAACCAGATATCAAATTACTTTTTCTAACTAGCCTATATCTATTTTGGTCATGTCTTGAACTCATCATCGAAAATACTGAAAGTAATCTTGTCGCAGCACAAAAACCTTTTGATAAGCATTCTCGTGCCTACATAATTTTATGTCGTCACTTTTGTTTATGGTCAAGCACAGCTTACATTTTATTCCATACAAAAAATAATGAAAATCTTCTTTTGCTATTGGTTGGTTTTCTGCTTATTTTGTGCGGAAGTATGTTAAGATTTTCGGCTATTGTGAAATTGAAAAAATTTTTTACAATGACACTTAATATCGATGATAAACAATACCTGATACAAGATGGTTTATATCACTATATACGTCACCCAAGCTATACGGGTGTTATACTGCTTTTCACTGGCTTTCCGCTCGTTGCTGGTTCATGGTGGTTAGCTATTATCATATTATTTCTGACAAGTGCAGCTGTTTTCTATCGAGTTAAGCTGGAAGAATCGCTTCTAAAAAACTTAAAAAATGATGATTACGAAGCCTACATGAAGAAAACCTACAAACTAATACCTTTTATCTACTAA
- a CDS encoding amino acid racemase, whose protein sequence is MNHFKTLGIVGGMGSYATSQFFEYILNFTEAQKETDHFRILIDNFPQIPNRIQAFNKQGPSPADHISTSINNLAKIGADFVSIPCNAVHYFYHDISEKIKIPWLHMIQMVSLQLKSHYNNPLILGSYITNKAKLYSNYLPDCQYPNATLNNLLDEIITEIKLNKKLTTTQLLRLKKILTKQTGHDSILLACSELTFLTKSELSKDFVFLDSSQLYASAIVNTLKANL, encoded by the coding sequence ATGAACCATTTCAAAACTTTAGGGATAGTAGGTGGTATGGGATCTTATGCAACCTCTCAATTTTTTGAATATATATTAAATTTCACCGAGGCCCAAAAAGAAACTGACCACTTTAGAATTTTAATTGATAACTTTCCACAAATTCCGAATAGAATTCAAGCATTTAACAAGCAAGGTCCATCACCAGCTGATCATATCAGTACTAGCATCAATAATTTGGCTAAGATTGGCGCAGATTTTGTTTCAATACCTTGTAATGCAGTCCATTATTTTTATCATGATATTTCAGAAAAAATAAAAATACCTTGGCTACACATGATACAAATGGTTTCATTACAGCTGAAGTCACATTATAATAATCCATTAATTCTTGGCTCATATATAACCAATAAAGCTAAATTGTATAGCAATTATCTACCCGATTGCCAATATCCTAATGCAACTCTCAACAACCTGCTTGATGAAATAATTACAGAAATTAAATTAAATAAAAAACTCACTACAACCCAACTTTTGAGATTAAAGAAAATTTTAACAAAACAAACGGGTCACGATTCCATATTATTGGCTTGTTCAGAACTTACTTTTTTAACTAAAAGCGAACTAAGCAAGGATTTTGTGTTTTTAGATTCAAGCCAATTATATGCCTCAGCAATTGTTAATACTCTTAAGGCTAATTTATGA
- a CDS encoding pyridoxal-phosphate dependent enzyme, translating into MMNELFTHMEIACTFLKDKVVQTPVRRLKWLEEFTGVPVWVKLENQQHTGSFKYRGALYSLHSHPKEIPVLAASAGNHGLAVAQVCQQLGLKANIYLPSNASRLKRQRILETGAGLIEYGSSLDEAILYAKDVANKNGWRFISPYNEFGVIAANSSISQEFFNQVSDLQYLIIPVGGGGLISGMAIAGKQINHSVKIFGCEPKNYASVIASLAAKQAVKVPNMPTFADGLAVNLEPNAHTLNFIAEYVDDMVMLDEEALAFSVFALLNKESLLIEPSGCAGIAALIELSHKIKFTGSIGIVLCGGNIQKNILNRILQFNFSNSHYKYLLDLKGQSVLHTPISKSYSGQNEISKPLTVNNKCDNIEYQISEIRKEAQSIKEEIDAHLHFCDSENLPYDSQLTAILKNYLEQIDQQIDQLYPLPQSYDFKELNLIENKIRWLLQALSHVSSAIDWRAAAYDQSHITQFFSLSSQENPGVNYDRYNCPQLKRIEEQLSLIFNIPRDLCGITITSSGMAAFSLIESFILRYCVTSNSTFLMTPYIYFEAKEQLESLKLIKLKQAKGFSAQDLLVALQEDSSIDVIFADPLSNIVEQPVTDMKYLISELAKLNRQKPIRLVIDGTMVSGALLPEILTTSDKIEIIYYESCSKYLQMGLESCLAGIVIYPIKYQANFERLRRNMGSILYKNQAISYPYFTREQFFNRIHRICKNASSLALLLNQDPEVLKIIDIFYPTLTSHPNYHIAINLPYAGGCVTFQFKERGKNNNNFLEAFITKLLHFAKNQQIPLIKGLSFGYTFPRISAASSIAESEYPFLRLYVGDLDENLNVKLADIFAEALLNL; encoded by the coding sequence ATGATGAATGAATTATTTACCCATATGGAAATTGCTTGTACTTTCCTAAAAGATAAAGTCGTCCAAACACCTGTTCGGAGATTAAAGTGGCTTGAAGAATTTACTGGAGTTCCAGTATGGGTGAAGCTTGAAAACCAGCAACATACCGGTTCGTTTAAGTATCGTGGTGCTTTATATAGCCTTCATAGTCATCCGAAAGAAATCCCGGTGCTTGCTGCGTCAGCGGGAAATCACGGTTTAGCTGTAGCCCAGGTCTGCCAGCAGTTAGGACTTAAGGCAAATATATATTTACCTTCTAATGCAAGTCGGCTTAAAAGACAACGAATCTTAGAAACAGGAGCTGGCTTAATTGAATATGGATCATCTTTAGATGAAGCAATCTTATATGCAAAGGATGTAGCCAATAAAAATGGTTGGCGCTTTATTTCACCTTATAATGAATTTGGTGTCATAGCAGCTAATTCAAGTATTTCACAAGAGTTTTTCAACCAAGTCTCTGATCTTCAATATTTGATTATTCCTGTTGGTGGTGGCGGATTAATCTCAGGCATGGCAATTGCCGGCAAACAAATAAACCATTCGGTAAAGATTTTTGGCTGTGAACCAAAGAACTATGCTTCCGTAATAGCATCATTAGCTGCTAAACAAGCGGTAAAAGTACCTAACATGCCAACATTTGCAGATGGCCTTGCTGTCAACTTAGAGCCCAACGCTCACACACTAAATTTTATTGCAGAATATGTAGACGACATGGTAATGCTCGATGAAGAGGCACTTGCATTTAGTGTTTTTGCGCTCCTTAACAAAGAAAGCTTATTAATAGAACCCTCTGGCTGTGCAGGGATAGCTGCATTAATTGAACTTAGCCATAAAATAAAATTTACAGGCAGCATAGGAATTGTTTTGTGTGGAGGTAATATTCAAAAAAATATTTTAAATCGCATTCTTCAATTCAATTTTTCAAATTCTCATTATAAATACTTGCTGGATCTCAAAGGCCAGTCTGTTTTACATACCCCCATTAGTAAGTCCTACTCTGGGCAAAATGAGATCAGTAAACCTCTTACTGTAAATAATAAATGCGACAATATTGAATATCAAATCAGCGAAATAAGAAAAGAAGCACAATCCATTAAGGAGGAAATAGATGCCCACCTTCACTTTTGTGATTCTGAAAACTTACCCTATGATAGCCAGCTTACAGCGATATTAAAAAATTATTTAGAACAAATTGACCAACAGATTGATCAACTTTACCCATTGCCCCAAAGTTATGATTTCAAAGAATTAAACCTGATAGAAAATAAAATAAGATGGTTATTACAGGCTTTGTCTCACGTGAGCTCTGCCATTGATTGGAGAGCTGCAGCCTATGATCAGTCACACATAACGCAGTTTTTTAGTCTAAGTTCACAAGAAAATCCTGGAGTTAATTACGATCGATATAATTGCCCACAGCTTAAGCGAATTGAAGAGCAGTTAAGCTTGATATTCAATATACCAAGAGACCTGTGTGGGATAACAATAACATCATCAGGTATGGCGGCATTTTCATTGATTGAGTCGTTTATATTACGCTATTGTGTTACTTCCAACTCAACTTTTCTAATGACACCTTATATCTATTTTGAAGCTAAAGAGCAGTTAGAAAGCCTAAAATTGATAAAATTGAAGCAGGCAAAAGGGTTTAGTGCACAAGACTTGCTAGTAGCTTTGCAAGAAGACTCATCCATTGATGTGATTTTTGCTGACCCATTATCAAATATCGTTGAACAGCCCGTAACAGATATGAAATATCTCATTTCAGAACTTGCCAAATTAAATAGACAAAAACCGATTAGATTAGTTATCGATGGCACCATGGTATCGGGAGCGCTCTTGCCCGAAATTTTAACTACTTCAGATAAAATTGAGATCATATATTATGAAAGCTGTTCAAAATATTTACAAATGGGTCTAGAGTCATGCTTAGCAGGAATAGTCATATATCCGATAAAGTATCAAGCGAACTTTGAAAGACTAAGACGAAATATGGGAAGTATTTTATACAAAAATCAAGCTATCTCATATCCTTACTTTACACGAGAACAATTTTTTAACCGCATACATAGAATTTGCAAGAACGCTTCATCTTTAGCCCTTTTGTTAAACCAAGATCCTGAAGTACTAAAAATAATTGATATTTTTTATCCCACTCTTACTTCGCATCCAAACTATCACATAGCTATTAATTTACCTTACGCTGGAGGATGTGTGACTTTTCAGTTTAAAGAACGTGGAAAAAATAATAATAATTTTCTCGAAGCATTTATAACCAAATTATTACATTTTGCCAAAAATCAACAAATTCCACTTATAAAAGGGCTAAGCTTTGGTTATACCTTTCCTAGAATTTCAGCTGCTTCCAGCATTGCTGAAAGCGAATATCCATTTTTACGATTATACGTTGGAGACCTTGATGAAAACCTAAACGTGAAGTTAGCGGATATTTTTGCAGAAGCTCTTTTAAACCTGTAG